In a single window of the Hoyosella subflava DQS3-9A1 genome:
- a CDS encoding lipid-transfer protein, with translation MSQNRVFVIGVGMTKFEKPGAVEWDYPDMARTAGIKALDDAGIAYNEVEQAYAGYVYGESTSGQRAIYELGMTGIPIVNVNNNCSTGSAALFLAAQAIRGGLADCTLALGFEKMQPGSLGSTYDDREQPMMRHLLALAELQEFALPPAPYMFGAAGREHMEKYGTTAEQFAKIGVKNHRHSQNNPYAQFQDEYTLEEVLNSKEIYSPLTKLQCSPTSDGAGAAILASEKFVDDHGLGRYAVEIVGQAMVTDLSSTFDAQSALTLVGADMTRTAARKVYEQAGIGPDEVDVIELHDCFSSNELITYEALGLCAEGEGGKLVDNDDTTYGGRWVVNPSGGLISKGHPLGATGLAQCAELTWQLRGKADKRQVADAKIALQHNIGLGGAVVVTAYRPAER, from the coding sequence ATGTCGCAGAACAGGGTTTTCGTCATCGGAGTAGGGATGACGAAATTTGAGAAGCCGGGCGCCGTGGAGTGGGACTACCCAGACATGGCGCGCACCGCGGGGATCAAAGCACTCGATGACGCCGGGATCGCATACAACGAGGTTGAACAGGCCTACGCCGGATATGTCTACGGGGAGTCGACATCGGGGCAGCGGGCGATCTACGAACTCGGAATGACGGGCATTCCGATCGTGAACGTCAACAACAACTGCTCCACCGGCTCAGCTGCCCTATTCCTCGCCGCGCAGGCCATAAGGGGTGGTCTCGCGGACTGCACGCTCGCGCTCGGATTCGAAAAGATGCAGCCAGGTTCACTGGGCTCGACGTATGACGACCGCGAGCAGCCGATGATGCGTCACCTGCTTGCGCTCGCGGAACTGCAGGAGTTCGCGCTGCCGCCCGCGCCCTACATGTTCGGAGCGGCGGGCCGCGAGCACATGGAGAAGTACGGCACAACAGCCGAGCAATTCGCCAAGATCGGTGTGAAGAACCACCGGCACTCTCAGAACAACCCCTATGCGCAATTCCAGGATGAGTACACCCTAGAAGAGGTGCTGAACTCGAAGGAGATCTACTCTCCGCTGACGAAACTGCAATGTTCACCGACGTCGGACGGCGCGGGCGCAGCGATCCTCGCCAGCGAAAAGTTCGTTGACGACCATGGTCTCGGCAGGTACGCGGTAGAAATCGTCGGCCAGGCTATGGTCACCGACCTGAGTTCCACGTTCGATGCACAAAGCGCCCTCACCCTCGTCGGCGCGGACATGACCCGGACAGCGGCGCGGAAAGTCTATGAGCAGGCAGGAATCGGACCCGACGAAGTAGACGTCATCGAACTGCACGACTGCTTCTCGAGCAACGAGCTGATCACCTATGAAGCGCTGGGACTGTGCGCGGAAGGTGAAGGCGGAAAGCTCGTCGACAACGACGACACAACGTACGGCGGACGCTGGGTCGTGAACCCCTCCGGGGGGCTTATCTCCAAGGGCCACCCACTGGGTGCGACTGGACTCGCGCAGTGCGCAGAACTCACCTGGCAGCTTCGCGGCAAAGCTGACAAGAGACAGGTCGCCGACGCGAAGATCGCGCTTCAGCACAACATCGGGCTCGGCGGCGCGGTTGTCGTCACCGCTTACCGGCCTGCCGAACGCTAA
- a CDS encoding TetR/AcrR family transcriptional regulator: protein MSQKPAKDSASEDRRAVRWEAHKERRRLRILEGAVAAVEELGPDVGVGEIAKRSGVTRAVIYRFFRDRADLDFQIRTHIADEVVAGLMPTFTLDDTAELLIQRAIHTYIEWTKRHPNLHQFVGRRSSRDGSRGPDVATGAKTAMALQVSQMFTMALAIADRETDVAEPLAFALVGLVDSTVNRWRRQKGKGMTAERLETLLAQWIWQLIAINMEGVGVTIAPDVPVAEAISQLSESA, encoded by the coding sequence GTGTCGCAGAAACCAGCAAAAGATTCCGCATCCGAGGACCGGCGTGCGGTGCGGTGGGAAGCACACAAGGAACGGCGCCGCCTCCGCATCCTGGAAGGCGCTGTCGCCGCAGTCGAGGAACTGGGGCCCGACGTCGGGGTGGGCGAGATCGCGAAACGCTCCGGCGTCACCCGCGCGGTCATCTACCGTTTCTTCCGCGACCGCGCCGACCTCGATTTTCAGATCAGAACCCACATCGCTGACGAGGTTGTAGCGGGCCTCATGCCGACCTTCACGCTCGACGACACCGCCGAGTTACTCATTCAGCGTGCAATCCACACGTACATCGAGTGGACGAAGCGGCACCCCAACCTGCACCAATTCGTGGGGCGACGATCCTCGCGGGACGGTTCACGCGGCCCGGACGTCGCCACTGGCGCAAAGACCGCGATGGCGCTGCAGGTCAGCCAGATGTTCACCATGGCCCTGGCGATCGCAGACCGCGAGACCGACGTCGCGGAACCGCTGGCATTCGCACTTGTCGGCCTGGTCGACTCGACAGTGAACCGCTGGCGCCGCCAGAAGGGCAAAGGGATGACCGCCGAGCGTCTCGAAACCCTCCTTGCCCAGTGGATTTGGCAACTCATCGCGATCAACATGGAGGGCGTCGGCGTAACAATCGCCCCAGACGTTCCCGTAGCGGAGGCGATCAGCCAGCTGTCAGAAAGCGCGTGA
- a CDS encoding crotonase/enoyl-CoA hydratase family protein, producing MSQQPVLSSKADHIATWTLNLPEQRNPISDQTVVDRLTELVAEVNADMDTRVVILTGAGKGFSSGGNIKHMVEREGIFGGTPIQQRNGYRSGIQRIPLAVYHCEVPIIAAVNGAAIGAGCDLALMCDMRIAADTAVFAESFVKLGIIPGDGGAWLLPRAVGNARAAEMAFTGDAVDAHTALEWGLVSKVVTPDELMAEARELAGRVAKNPPQALRMTKKLLREGQKMSLESLLELSAAMQPLAHHSNDHREALAAFMEKRPGRFTGD from the coding sequence ATGTCGCAGCAGCCGGTCCTCTCGTCCAAGGCAGATCACATCGCCACATGGACGCTGAACCTGCCGGAGCAGCGTAATCCCATCTCGGATCAGACGGTGGTGGACCGCCTGACTGAACTGGTCGCTGAGGTCAACGCCGACATGGACACTCGGGTCGTCATCTTAACTGGGGCGGGGAAGGGCTTCTCGTCCGGCGGGAACATTAAACACATGGTTGAACGCGAAGGGATTTTCGGTGGCACGCCAATCCAGCAGAGAAATGGCTACCGATCGGGAATCCAGCGAATCCCCCTTGCGGTCTACCACTGTGAGGTCCCCATCATCGCGGCCGTCAACGGCGCCGCTATCGGCGCTGGGTGTGACCTCGCACTGATGTGTGACATGCGCATCGCAGCCGATACCGCGGTCTTCGCGGAAAGTTTCGTCAAACTCGGAATCATCCCGGGAGACGGCGGGGCGTGGCTATTGCCGCGGGCAGTCGGCAACGCGCGTGCGGCTGAGATGGCATTCACCGGCGACGCGGTCGATGCGCACACAGCACTCGAATGGGGCCTCGTCTCCAAGGTCGTCACACCAGACGAACTGATGGCCGAAGCGCGTGAACTTGCCGGACGCGTGGCGAAGAACCCACCGCAGGCACTGAGAATGACGAAAAAGCTGTTGCGTGAGGGCCAAAAGATGAGCCTAGAAAGCCTCCTGGAGCTTTCGGCCGCTATGCAGCCGCTCGCACATCATTCCAACGACCACCGGGAAGCGCTGGCCGCGTTCATGGAGAAGCGGCCGGGCCGCTTCACAGGCGACTGA
- a CDS encoding alpha/beta fold hydrolase, whose product METVGAPEWFRRAMETPVDVGQVRVDGIDINFRAWGPASAPGVLLIHGVAANANWWDHIGPLLCESRRVIALSLSGHGDSGHRRSYSYEMWADEVRTVLREFAAPRPVIIAHSMGGRVAYQVAAHTDSLGGVAFLDSGFAKPPSAGSRSGFAEIAATNNRIYRDQQSAVAAFQPIGTFDRIAPYMARHVGLRSVRRVERGWTWKFDPSIFSALARPHDASKPLSCPAALIRAGRNSVLSDEVFRATQELLGPDAVYQVLASSGHHVMFDAPRELAEQLQALLHTWS is encoded by the coding sequence ATGGAGACAGTCGGTGCTCCTGAGTGGTTCCGGCGCGCGATGGAAACGCCGGTAGATGTAGGGCAGGTCCGAGTCGACGGCATCGACATCAATTTTCGTGCGTGGGGCCCAGCCAGCGCGCCAGGCGTTCTCCTCATCCATGGGGTGGCTGCGAACGCGAACTGGTGGGATCACATCGGTCCGCTGCTGTGCGAATCGCGCCGCGTCATCGCGCTAAGTCTGAGCGGCCACGGCGATAGCGGGCATCGCCGCTCGTACAGCTACGAGATGTGGGCCGACGAGGTGCGCACCGTTCTGCGCGAGTTCGCAGCACCCCGTCCCGTGATCATTGCTCACAGCATGGGCGGCCGAGTTGCCTACCAGGTCGCCGCGCACACCGACTCTCTCGGCGGTGTCGCCTTCCTTGATTCCGGTTTTGCGAAACCTCCCTCGGCAGGCAGCAGATCAGGGTTCGCCGAAATCGCGGCAACCAACAACCGTATCTATCGTGACCAGCAGTCGGCGGTTGCGGCGTTCCAGCCGATAGGCACCTTCGACCGGATCGCGCCTTACATGGCCCGGCACGTGGGGCTCCGTTCCGTTCGTCGCGTGGAGCGAGGCTGGACGTGGAAGTTCGATCCGTCGATCTTCTCAGCGCTCGCGCGGCCGCACGATGCCAGCAAACCCCTCTCTTGCCCAGCTGCTCTTATTCGTGCAGGGCGCAACTCTGTGCTCAGCGACGAAGTGTTTCGTGCCACGCAAGAACTGCTTGGGCCGGATGCCGTCTACCAGGTGTTGGCTTCCAGCGGTCACCACGTAATGTTCGACGCGCCGCGTGAACTCGCAGAGCAATTGCAAGCGCTACTGCACACGTGGTCGTAG
- a CDS encoding aldo/keto reductase has product MSAKAGAARPLYGCMGLGGDWNAEDYGSAEVTHAEAAVEAALEIGITTFDHADIYRRGKSEAVFGELLGRNPSLRGQIEIQTKCGIRLADAHRAGMYDLRGNHIRTSVEESLTRLRTDVIDTLLLHRPDPLADPSEIAETLTSLHSQGMVRQFGVSNMDAPQIALLQSHLELPLVVNQLEMSLHRRDWLELGVLVNTTHATEVGFPNGTLEHCRMHGIRLQAWASLAQGKYSGLQSTTAEHETAQLVEKLAESKGTTPETILLWWLQRHPARIEPVIGSARPDRIRSCRDAVERAPELSHEEWYELWITARGAPLP; this is encoded by the coding sequence ATGAGTGCGAAGGCGGGAGCAGCGCGGCCGCTTTACGGATGTATGGGTCTCGGTGGGGACTGGAACGCGGAAGACTACGGATCAGCTGAGGTTACGCACGCTGAAGCGGCGGTAGAAGCAGCGCTCGAGATTGGCATCACCACCTTCGACCATGCGGACATCTACCGCAGAGGCAAATCAGAGGCGGTGTTCGGTGAGTTGCTGGGACGGAACCCGTCGCTGCGTGGGCAGATCGAGATTCAGACCAAATGTGGGATCCGCCTCGCGGACGCGCACCGGGCGGGCATGTATGACCTGCGGGGGAACCATATCCGCACGAGCGTCGAGGAAAGCCTGACGAGGCTCCGCACCGACGTGATCGATACCCTCCTCCTGCATCGCCCCGACCCGCTCGCCGATCCCAGCGAGATCGCCGAAACACTCACGTCGCTGCATAGTCAGGGAATGGTGCGACAGTTCGGCGTATCGAACATGGACGCTCCACAAATCGCCCTGTTGCAGTCGCACCTGGAGTTACCGCTCGTTGTGAACCAGCTGGAAATGAGCCTGCACCGCCGCGACTGGCTCGAACTAGGGGTGCTCGTCAATACCACCCACGCGACGGAAGTGGGTTTTCCGAATGGCACCCTCGAACATTGCAGGATGCACGGAATCCGGTTGCAGGCCTGGGCCTCGCTCGCCCAGGGAAAGTACAGCGGGCTTCAGAGCACGACGGCCGAGCATGAAACCGCTCAACTGGTGGAGAAGCTAGCTGAGTCGAAGGGTACGACTCCTGAAACAATCTTGCTGTGGTGGCTGCAGCGGCACCCTGCACGCATCGAGCCGGTTATTGGCAGCGCGCGTCCGGACCGGATACGCAGTTGCCGGGACGCGGTTGAGCGCGCGCCGGAGTTGAGCCACGAGGAATGGTACGAGCTGTGGATCACCGCGCGCGGCGCGCCGTTGCCGTGA
- a CDS encoding adenylate/guanylate cyclase domain-containing protein, with amino-acid sequence MNDGMPPGGGQAMLHRLLGASQGMTLAELSDAAGVTAEQALRLWRALGFAEPAADEQVFTSADVQALAILARLEAGAKPGEDLSSSLLRALGHHMSRLASWQVIAMEDRAARRNEAGAAESVRTAMDFIADHINDLDSIVLYAWRRQLSAIAAWRLGRMSEDAQKLPLTVGFADMVSFTSLVRTLSADELARLVTRFELVAMDIVLRNRGRVIKMIGDAILFAADSPGQGADIATQLSAAISGQNDLPDVRVGMATGEVVSRLGDIFGQPVNVASRLTEQADPGTVLVDEATAAAVEQTDMYTAKTCARRNIRGVGVVTPSVLARTVPGGCE; translated from the coding sequence ATGAACGATGGCATGCCACCTGGCGGCGGTCAGGCCATGCTGCATCGTCTCCTGGGTGCGTCGCAGGGCATGACGCTGGCAGAGCTGTCCGACGCTGCGGGCGTCACCGCGGAGCAAGCTTTGCGGCTCTGGCGCGCACTCGGATTCGCCGAGCCCGCAGCTGACGAACAAGTCTTCACCTCCGCAGATGTTCAAGCCCTGGCGATCCTTGCGCGCCTCGAGGCGGGTGCGAAGCCGGGCGAAGACCTCAGTTCCAGTTTGCTTCGTGCCCTCGGTCACCACATGTCGCGCCTGGCGAGCTGGCAGGTGATCGCCATGGAGGATCGCGCGGCACGGCGAAATGAGGCCGGCGCCGCTGAAAGCGTGCGAACCGCGATGGATTTCATCGCTGACCACATCAACGACCTCGACAGCATCGTGTTGTACGCGTGGCGCCGCCAACTGTCAGCGATCGCGGCGTGGCGACTCGGCCGCATGTCGGAGGATGCGCAAAAGCTGCCTCTGACCGTCGGGTTCGCGGACATGGTTTCGTTTACGTCGCTCGTAAGAACGCTGAGTGCCGACGAACTCGCGCGGCTCGTCACAAGGTTTGAACTTGTCGCTATGGATATCGTCCTGCGCAACCGGGGCCGCGTTATCAAGATGATTGGCGACGCCATCCTCTTCGCAGCGGACAGTCCAGGGCAGGGTGCTGACATCGCGACCCAATTGAGCGCCGCGATCTCAGGCCAGAATGATCTTCCCGACGTGCGGGTAGGGATGGCAACGGGTGAAGTCGTGTCCAGGCTTGGTGACATTTTCGGTCAGCCAGTCAACGTGGCAAGCAGGCTGACCGAGCAGGCAGACCCCGGTACGGTGCTTGTTGACGAGGCCACGGCTGCGGCTGTCGAGCAGACTGACATGTATACCGCTAAGACTTGTGCTCGGCGCAATATCAGGGGCGTCGGCGTCGTCACACCGAGCGTTCTCGCACGTACTGTGCCCGGAGGGTGTGAATAA
- a CDS encoding alpha/beta fold hydrolase, which yields MNRTETLDPRPVSFTGHGGLRLAGDEWGDKGRPLVLLLHGGGQTRHSWKGTGERLAARNLRVIALDARGHGDSEWATGSALYSLELFAADVVSVIRQLDEPVVIVGASLGGLTGILVADEVGNDLVRKLVLVDIVPRMERKGGLRVRDFMLRHLDGFARLEDAADAIADYMPHRTRPSNLDGLQRNLRQRDNGRWYWHWDPRFVQEPMDDPAEQANDIELKAANLRIPLLLIRGAISDVVSRHSARRFLEAVPSAQYIELDGAAHTAPGDDNDSFTSVVVEFV from the coding sequence ATGAATCGCACCGAGACCCTGGATCCGCGACCAGTCTCATTCACTGGGCATGGCGGACTCAGACTCGCCGGGGACGAGTGGGGTGATAAAGGGCGCCCACTCGTTTTGCTCCTGCACGGTGGTGGACAGACGCGGCACTCGTGGAAGGGCACCGGTGAGCGGCTAGCCGCACGCAACCTCCGGGTGATCGCTCTTGACGCGCGTGGCCACGGTGACAGTGAGTGGGCGACCGGCAGCGCTTTGTACAGTCTGGAACTGTTCGCTGCGGACGTCGTATCGGTCATCCGTCAGCTCGACGAGCCGGTGGTGATTGTCGGCGCGAGTCTAGGTGGGCTGACGGGGATACTCGTCGCGGACGAGGTGGGCAACGACCTGGTCCGCAAACTGGTACTGGTCGATATTGTGCCGCGAATGGAGCGTAAAGGCGGCCTCCGCGTGCGCGACTTCATGCTCCGCCACCTCGACGGGTTCGCGAGGCTCGAGGATGCTGCTGACGCGATCGCGGACTACATGCCGCACCGGACACGCCCGTCAAACCTTGACGGGCTCCAGCGCAATCTGCGCCAGCGTGACAATGGGCGCTGGTATTGGCACTGGGATCCGCGCTTTGTTCAGGAGCCGATGGACGACCCCGCTGAGCAGGCAAACGACATTGAACTGAAGGCAGCGAACCTTCGCATTCCGCTGCTCCTGATTCGCGGTGCGATCTCGGACGTGGTGAGCCGCCACAGCGCACGCCGGTTCCTGGAGGCCGTACCGAGCGCCCAGTACATCGAACTCGACGGTGCTGCTCACACGGCCCCAGGAGACGACAACGATTCCTTTACGTCCGTCGTGGTTGAGTTCGTCTAA
- the dacB gene encoding D-alanyl-D-alanine carboxypeptidase/D-alanyl-D-alanine endopeptidase, protein MCLRNRLGFIALISALVATSCTTTDDESPPASSDLPSDAVEIMSSDPYAAGRWSYLVLDPDDGRVIYSNLADEFFFLASISKEFTVSTVFDDLGSSTTLTTPVYSTVEPDDGTLTGDLILVASGDLALGGRGALEGQFRFTEGAVDHVYADVIPGAVLPEDDPLAGLDALAQQIADSGITEVDGDVLIDARLWEVLEAQEGPVPPIFVNDNLLDIEVNPGASGEPASLRMVPETGAFTLENSVETAEEGASANLEVSVDPENSRVLQVSGSIPPGDPALTVYRIPDAESWARTLFIEALERAGISVSTDALAANDATALPDASTYSDDREVASIESAPLGQMGGMILATSYNTGANAFLCLLATEAGSTDCDDGLPAIRELAESAGIDPSHVVLVDGQGGDPASATPEAVVQLLDYIQDQQWGDTFAEGLPNLGERGSLGITGQDSPARGKVRGKTGTKAEGVPATEQLFFSVQGLAGYLDIGNGKNVLFVVAVSNALFPSVDGIFQVNEDVAGVAAAFQQELEE, encoded by the coding sequence ATGTGCCTTCGTAACCGGCTAGGCTTTATCGCGCTGATTTCTGCTCTCGTTGCCACGTCGTGCACGACCACCGACGACGAGTCGCCGCCCGCGTCATCCGACCTTCCATCCGACGCTGTCGAAATCATGTCCAGCGATCCTTATGCTGCGGGGCGGTGGTCATACCTCGTGCTAGATCCAGATGACGGGCGAGTCATCTACAGCAACCTCGCTGACGAGTTTTTCTTCCTCGCATCGATCTCGAAAGAATTCACCGTCTCGACGGTATTCGATGATCTGGGTTCGTCCACTACCCTCACAACACCGGTCTACAGCACTGTCGAGCCCGACGACGGAACACTCACCGGTGATCTGATTCTGGTCGCGTCGGGAGATCTCGCCCTGGGAGGACGCGGAGCGCTCGAGGGGCAGTTCAGATTCACTGAAGGAGCGGTCGACCACGTGTACGCCGACGTCATCCCAGGCGCAGTGTTGCCGGAGGACGATCCACTCGCCGGACTAGATGCCCTGGCCCAGCAGATCGCGGACTCCGGCATCACCGAGGTCGATGGCGACGTGCTCATCGACGCCCGGCTGTGGGAGGTACTCGAGGCCCAAGAAGGACCCGTGCCGCCGATTTTCGTCAACGACAATCTGCTTGACATCGAAGTAAATCCAGGAGCATCAGGCGAGCCAGCCAGCCTGCGCATGGTCCCCGAAACCGGGGCCTTCACCCTCGAAAATTCGGTTGAGACCGCTGAAGAAGGAGCCAGTGCCAACCTGGAAGTATCTGTTGACCCGGAAAACTCGCGCGTGTTGCAGGTCAGCGGATCTATACCACCTGGAGACCCTGCGCTGACTGTGTACCGGATTCCTGACGCCGAATCCTGGGCACGAACCCTATTCATTGAGGCGCTCGAAAGAGCGGGCATTTCGGTGAGCACTGATGCGCTGGCAGCGAACGATGCCACTGCGTTGCCCGATGCCTCCACCTACTCCGACGATCGAGAGGTCGCGTCGATCGAATCGGCACCGCTAGGGCAGATGGGCGGAATGATTCTGGCCACCAGCTACAACACCGGCGCCAACGCGTTTCTCTGCCTCCTCGCCACTGAGGCAGGATCGACCGACTGCGATGACGGCTTGCCAGCGATCAGAGAGCTCGCCGAGTCGGCGGGGATCGATCCGTCGCACGTAGTCCTCGTCGATGGCCAAGGAGGCGATCCCGCATCTGCTACGCCCGAGGCAGTTGTCCAGCTGCTCGACTACATTCAAGATCAGCAGTGGGGCGATACGTTCGCCGAAGGCCTTCCAAATTTGGGTGAGCGCGGATCTCTTGGGATAACCGGACAGGACAGCCCTGCCAGAGGAAAGGTGCGAGGTAAGACCGGCACCAAGGCTGAGGGCGTCCCCGCGACTGAACAGCTCTTCTTTTCAGTCCAGGGGCTAGCAGGATACCTCGACATCGGTAACGGCAAGAACGTTCTTTTCGTCGTCGCGGTCTCCAATGCGCTCTTCCCGAGTGTTGATGGGATTTTCCAGGTCAACGAAGACGTCGCGGGTGTGGCGGCCGCTTTCCAGCAGGAGTTAGAGGAATAG